The Nitrososphaerales archaeon genome segment GGGTTTATCGGTGCTTGTAGATCTGTGTCTCCAGAGGACTCTGTTGGGGGATCGTACCGGTAAAGGTTAACGTTAGGCCCGCCTTTGACTATAACAGCATCGACACCAATATTAGAGGTCCAATCAAACTTTATAGGTTCATTTTCATTGCTAAAACTTAAGAAAATGTTTACTGTGAGTGTATTATCTGTGGATAGTCCGCTAGCAGGAGGATCTACCTTCAGTGCCTTCCATTGTGGGTTGATATCTTTACACTCTGGGTTACCTTCTATGAATTGTGGTTCAACACTTGCTGCGAATACTGGTGCTGTAATGGTTCCGCATACAATTAATGTTGATAACGCAAGTACTGTCATCTTCATCTTCTTGCTCGACCCTAATCTATTGTTCCTTAGTTTTTGCATCATGATAGATAAGCTATATCTGCAAATCCTTTAAAACCATTGAGGAAGTATTCATCTTAATTAGGAAATTCAGGACATCAGATCTGAATGAGCAAAACTAGATCAGGAGCTCCATCTTTTCCCATTTACACATTCTTCAAAAGCTCAGACCACGGTATGCGCACAGCAAGCTTCTCTGTCCTTGAATCTAAAACTGAATAGCCATTTACCTCTGCCCTCTTCTTCTTTACGTTGAAGGTGTCATTCTCTGCATATACGTGCTTTGCCTTTACGTTAAAATCTATTTCCGTTTCATGATCACTTGTAGGCTTGCTTTTCAAATGAAGTACTACCAGACCAGCACCCACCTTTGTGCCAAGAACCTCGTAATGTACGTTGGTAAGCCTGTAGTACTTATCAGCAGTTTTGTTGGAAAGCTCCTTCACTTCCTCTGGTGCATGCATCTCATATGTAAATTCTGTGATCCATGGAAAAGGGTTTGCCGCTGATTGTTTTGTTTGTGCAGGATCGCTTACAACTTGAACTAACAATACAGATACAAGGCCTATGTAGATTAAACAATGCTTTGTGCCATTAGAAATCAAACCCATGTATGTTAAGTTTGGCTACGCACTATTACTTCTTTGCTAGGGTTTGACCATGAATATGCCAATTTATATGTTAGTTCTTGCTAGCGTGCTTCTGCTAATGCGTAATCATATTGATTACGTCAGTCGGAAACGATAATTATTTTTAGTTTTTATAGTTTCTTAGAAATTTCTTTCAACGTAGAACCAACTTCGTCCAGCTTATCAAGCTTATCCAGCTTGTCGAGCTTGGAATTCATACTGCGTAAAAGCCTTACACCCTCGTTCAACCTGTCGTATATCTCCTCTTCTACTCCAAGAACTGCACGAAATGGTCTTGTAGGGAGCTCTATACCTTCTCCTATCCTTATATCCGTGATCTCTGCCAGCTTATATTCCCTTATTCTGGCAATAAGCTCCTCCACCTTTTCCCTGCTAGCCTCACATAGCAACTTCATATCTCCATCCTCAGTATTGTAAACTATACTCTTTATTCCCTGTCTCCAGCAGAGATCACGCAGATACCCCCGGAAGCCAAGCTCTAGTACCCTTCCTTTGATCGTTAGCGTATACCGCTTCAGTGGCTGCAACACATATGCTTGCCATGAATTCTATATTAAGTGTTGTCAGAGCTCTGAATGTGTAGATATTGTATATGGAATGAAGACTAGGGCTTGCAAATAAACGATCTGCAATATATGCTATTATCTATGCATGAGTAGGAGAGCATCTGTAAGCATACATAAAATATGAAAACTGAATGCTGAGTTAAAAGGGAATCAGATCCTTTATCATGGATACTATGAACACCATCTGTATTGTAACGAATAGTAGCCAGAAGATCTGCGCCATGAATGTCATAGACGCACTGCTCTTCAATGCTATGGTATTCTGCTGGGCATATTCCAACGTTGAATTCTTTGATTGATAATGTGCCAATGCTAGGTAAACACCCATGATCGCAAGGAACCAAGTGGCAAACGACAAGGTGCTTGCGAAGGAAGGTTCGAAGATCCTGAACAGGAATGAGGTATACGCATCTGCCTTTGGAGTCATTCCCATTGCTATGTGAATCTGAACTATTACATATGTTACTAAATTGGTTATTATGGCAGGTAGGAAGAAGCTGTCTGTTGATTTAGCTTTGGGATTTGCTTTTTTCTTCTTGGTTGGCATAAGAGCAGCCAGTGCAAGAACAGTTAAGGTCATTACAACAGGGTTCTTCAGCATTATCACTGGGTAACCAAGGTATGGCGTGATAAATACAACCTCACCAATCACATCGTCTGGCCGTAACACGCCGTGATCGTTTGCCCTGTTGTTATCGCCTTTGGTTATGAACCCTCCATTCACCTCTTCAATTATCCTATGAACAACTGTCCTCTTTAATTCACTGTCGTTGAATGCCACGATATCGCCTACATCATAACTTAACATCTTCTTCGTTATTGCTAACGAACCTGGAGGAAATGTTGGAAGCATGCTTGTACCGTATACGGTAACGTATTCTGTGTCCCCACCAAGAAGTGATGGCCAGAGGTAAAGCAGGAGGGGCAAGGACGCAACTATGAGAACTAGTTTCCAACCTGCTACCATTAAATGTAAGCACCACTTCTCATTAGATCTCTTTTCTTAAAAAAAAGATAAAAGGTTTGAGTATGCGCTAGTAAGGATGTTATAGAAAGGGATAAACCATGATCACCAGCAAATTCTTGTTTCATGATATAGACAGGTTCATCTAAATCTGCTCATCTAGAGATATGATATATTTGTGCACGATCTTAACTGTATGGGGAGCTTTATGCTAGAAGATCTGTTTTTGCTGATTACGAGCTCCAGAGCCGTTTCTGATTATTTACATAAGCATATTGTGATGTCTATATTGCATGACGCACAAGTTTCATAAGCAAAGTATGAGAAATCATGCTATGAATATGGTCATCTTCATGCTTATTGTAGCAGTTGTTGTTACTGCAGCTAGCGTTGGCGTTGCTTCCCACACATTTACATTAAAGTCGCAGAACATAGGTGTTGCAGAGGATTTTGTAAAAATTAGTAACTGCCCAACGCAAATAACCGATACTTCTGCATGTAAATCTATTACAGTTAAAGTTACCTTCCGCTAAGGTGTTGCATATGCTGCACTGGTGATTAGGAATCTTTGCAATACCCTAATCATGACACATATGCCTACAAGAACTCCCAGCGCAAAAAGTAGTCATCCGTATCTTCATCAACTTCGTATTCATCATTATATTCATCGTCATTATTCATTACCAATTATGATATCGCATTGTAGATAAGCAAGTGTCTGTTTCAGGGTTAACTTGCACCTGCAGTAACATAAATATGAAAGTAAGAGGCTAGTCTGTGCCTGTTTATTTATGAGCGGTAATGAAAGATCAAACCTTGAAGTATATACATCACGATGATTATTTGTTCTCTCAAGACATAAGCAAGTTCTTCAAATCGTAGGTCAGGCTGTGATCGTGGATTCTGCGTACTCGCCAATGCCAAATCTCTTTTTTCGCCATCTAGCCAACTTGATACGCAACTCCTCAATCTCATCGGGGCTCATTGAGCTTATGATGGCATGGAACTCCTCATGGTCCCTTGCTCCAACCATCTCCTGCAGTTCCTTAGCGCTGGGGAGCACCTGCTCGGAGCCTAACCTGAGCAGCCTTCTAATTACAATGTCGCATACCATAGTATGATAAGAGTTATCGTTCTATTTATAGTCAAGGCGCTATACATAAAAATTGCGAGCAGTTAATTCCTCCTGTCATCATAGATAGAAAATAGTTACGGCAGTGCCTTTACCGCACCAGCCCTTAACGAAAGATCCATCATCTCTGTCAGTGCGGTTTGCTCTGGATTTATCTCATTAGAATAGCGCCATTGCCTTTTGCATAGACGAACAAATGATTTGCTGGCTAAACCGTTAGAGAGGTTCCAACTATGACCATGACGTCGTAACTGCCAGCATAAACAGCAGCTTCCTCCCCGCCTCTGATCGGCTCTCCAAATAAAACCACGTCTGGTCTAAGCATACTGCCGCATTTTTCGCATGCTGTGGTCGATGCTGCAAGAAAGGTAATGCTTGAGAGCCCATTCTATGGAACAAGGAGGATGGCAGTGATGCTATCAAGAGAGTTAGGAAGATCTGTTAACAGGAAGCAAGTTCAGCGTATATTCCACGCATTGGACTGGATTGATTGAACCTGCTAAAAAGAAGGCAGATATCATAAGATCAAAGGGTAAGGTAGTGAAGGCGACCAGACCATACGAGTTGTGGGAGGCTGATATAACATACATCTGGTGTGGAAACGATGGCTGGTGCTACCTGTTCAATGTCATAGACGTATTCAGCAGAGAATGGATAGCATACGCATTTGACACAACTGCAGTGAAGGAGAACGCCATACAGTCTGTAATTAACGCTCTAGCATCACATAAGCATAAGGTCAGTGTCAGCAAATTATCATTGAGGGTAGATAACGGCCCACAGTACAAGAGCAATGCATTCAGGGAATCCATGAAGAACTTGATTAAGGACCGAATACATATTCAGAAATACTCCAGAGCAGAACGGGCATATAGAATCATTCCATAAGACGCTGAAGAGGGAGTACATCTGGATAAATGATTTCCAGAATTACCAGGAAGCTGAAATAGCGATAAGTAATGCGTTCATAGATTATAATCAGAACAGGATACATTCTGCCCTGGGATACAGAACGCACTACGAGTTTCTTTCAGAATGGGAGATGGTGAATAAATAATGGCTCAAGGTATCCATAAGATCATGGAAAAAGCGTTCTCCAAAACAGGTGTCCACTCCAAGTTTCTGCGAAATGTTTGATGCCCTCCTGTTCTGTAGGCTGTTCTGAATCTTTTCTTCCTTAAGTATTATTTCTTGCTCATCCATAACAGCTTCCTGTATGTAGTTTCTGTGCACACCGAGTCCTACGAACATGCATAGTGTACTGTCTGTTAGATTTAGATCCTTTCTTCACATACTGTTAGGCTCCAAGTTGCAGGAAGAAAGCATCAAAGGAGTTTAATGAAGATGTTTATCATTACAGAGGGTTGATAGAAGTGATATTTGGTGCAGAGGAAAAAGCGAATCATCAGCTCCTTTGCAGATACCTCATTAAGCGGAACCATAAAAGGCTGAGTGATCAGAGCAATAGCATGGAATCTTCAGGTGTTAAACAGGCGGCAGTGTGCCAAAAGACTTTCCATACATATAGCACCA includes the following:
- a CDS encoding DDE-type integrase/transposase/recombinase, producing the protein MIEPAKKKADIIRSKGKVVKATRPYELWEADITYIWCGNDGWCYLFNVIDVFSREWIAYAFDTTAVKENAIQSVINALASHKHKVSVSKLSLRVDNGPQYKSNAFRESMKNLIKDRIHIQKYSRAERAYRIIP
- a CDS encoding signal peptidase I; translation: MVAGWKLVLIVASLPLLLYLWPSLLGGDTEYVTVYGTSMLPTFPPGSLAITKKMLSYDVGDIVAFNDSELKRTVVHRIIEEVNGGFITKGDNNRANDHGVLRPDDVIGEVVFITPYLGYPVIMLKNPVVMTLTVLALAALMPTKKKKANPKAKSTDSFFLPAIITNLVTYVIVQIHIAMGMTPKADAYTSFLFRIFEPSFASTLSFATWFLAIMGVYLALAHYQSKNSTLEYAQQNTIALKSSASMTFMAQIFWLLFVTIQMVFIVSMIKDLIPF
- a CDS encoding Sir2 family NAD-dependent protein deacetylase, giving the protein MLRPDVVLFGEPIRGGEEAAVYAGSYDVMVIVGTSLTV
- a CDS encoding IS3 family transposase, which encodes MVDAARKVMLESPFYGTRRMAVMLSRELGRSVNRKQVQRIFHALDWID
- a CDS encoding acylphosphatase: MQPLKRYTLTIKGRVLELGFRGYLRDLCWRQGIKSIVYNTEDGDMKLLCEASREKVEELIARIREYKLAEITDIRIGEGIELPTRPFRAVLGVEEEIYDRLNEGVRLLRSMNSKLDKLDKLDKLDEVGSTLKEISKKL